The Candidatus Omnitrophota bacterium genome window below encodes:
- a CDS encoding radical SAM protein — protein sequence MKALFLTPPLKAWDSHGFHRAANQMHAQLAAYLREKKICDVAVLDCRAFDMDWDGMMKKVAEIKPDFVFVGELLHSTCGAAVIWYFNEGLRLIKEKYPNVKTIAGGLWYSGDYERQMRLNPTIDYIMLGEAELTLEELIVNIKSGNKKKERDIDGLVSRAADGTIALGPHRDLIPDLNVLPMPAYDLFPMDKYVGHTYWKPFAELMTSRGCPGKCHFCYEWALYDSRTATKDFTSWRGLKGKRIVDELDILEKQYGITTIVFQDDAFNTDTQAMIEFCEEKLKRGNKIDWVCLGRADQWIAQHDILPLMKKAGLFLALTGVEVEDDLSLHKTGKGVTIDQIKKTIKILRDQDIGSVGTVLVGLKEDTEAKIKERLRVADEIDADIFALDYLTPVPNSPDWRYAIKKGWFDPDKIDLRVWDFQHPVIPTDFLSIEEVGRLGAWCMREYYSKPERIHRIMDSNYDMKVKLCVKDFMDNIAKWEKNSRVGAQAAAV from the coding sequence ATGAAAGCTTTATTCTTAACACCACCGTTAAAAGCGTGGGATTCCCACGGATTTCATAGAGCGGCCAATCAAATGCACGCGCAATTGGCGGCGTATCTGCGTGAAAAGAAAATTTGCGATGTGGCGGTTTTAGATTGCCGCGCTTTTGATATGGATTGGGACGGCATGATGAAAAAAGTTGCCGAAATAAAACCTGATTTTGTTTTTGTCGGCGAACTGCTTCATTCGACTTGCGGTGCTGCCGTTATTTGGTACTTTAATGAGGGCTTACGCCTCATCAAGGAAAAATATCCCAATGTGAAAACAATTGCCGGCGGGCTTTGGTATTCCGGAGATTATGAGCGGCAAATGCGCCTTAACCCCACCATTGATTACATTATGCTCGGGGAAGCCGAATTGACTTTAGAAGAGCTTATCGTCAATATTAAATCCGGAAATAAAAAGAAAGAGCGCGATATTGACGGTTTAGTTTCTCGCGCAGCAGACGGAACGATTGCTCTAGGTCCGCATCGCGATCTTATTCCCGACTTAAATGTTCTTCCAATGCCGGCTTATGACCTATTCCCGATGGATAAATACGTTGGGCACACATATTGGAAACCGTTCGCGGAACTGATGACTTCGCGTGGCTGTCCGGGGAAATGCCATTTTTGTTATGAGTGGGCGCTGTATGATTCGCGCACAGCGACGAAAGATTTTACGTCATGGCGTGGATTAAAAGGAAAACGTATCGTGGATGAATTAGATATCTTAGAAAAGCAGTACGGAATTACCACGATCGTTTTTCAGGATGATGCTTTTAATACCGATACGCAAGCCATGATCGAGTTTTGTGAAGAAAAACTTAAGCGCGGCAATAAAATTGATTGGGTTTGCCTTGGTCGCGCCGACCAGTGGATCGCTCAACACGATATTTTGCCTTTGATGAAGAAGGCCGGTTTATTCTTGGCGCTCACAGGTGTTGAGGTTGAAGACGACCTAAGTTTGCACAAAACAGGCAAGGGTGTGACGATTGATCAAATCAAGAAAACGATCAAGATCTTGCGCGATCAGGATATAGGATCGGTCGGAACAGTTCTGGTCGGCCTTAAAGAAGATACGGAAGCCAAGATCAAGGAACGCCTTCGCGTGGCGGATGAAATTGATGCGGATATTTTCGCGCTGGATTATCTAACGCCTGTTCCTAATTCGCCCGACTGGCGCTATGCCATCAAGAAGGGCTGGTTTGATCCGGACAAGATCGACTTAAGGGTTTGGGATTTTCAGCACCCCGTCATTCCGACGGATTTTCTTTCCATCGAAGAGGTGGGGCGTTTAGGCGCTTGGTGTATGCGGGAATATTATTCCAAACCGGAACGCATTCATCGCATCATGGACAGCAATTACGATATGAAGGTTAAATTGTGCGTGAAAGACTTTATGGATAATATTGCCAAATGGGAGAAGAATTCCCGTGTTGGCGCACAAGCGGCTGCTGTTTAA
- a CDS encoding DUF2621 family protein: MMNSQEQVIWEDESLKKFNKMIARIPLFHREIARKVAFKKAELNAKERGSKKVEEPDIIKAFFSEVPMTFYSLMIKLLEDAGFDYKRYVAK, translated from the coding sequence ATGATGAATAGCCAAGAGCAAGTTATCTGGGAAGATGAGTCGTTAAAGAAGTTCAATAAAATGATCGCGCGCATTCCACTTTTTCATCGGGAGATCGCGCGTAAAGTTGCTTTTAAAAAAGCAGAGTTAAACGCGAAAGAACGCGGCTCAAAAAAGGTTGAAGAGCCCGACATTATCAAGGCGTTTTTCTCGGAAGTTCCAATGACATTTTATAGCTTGATGATCAAACTTTTAGAAGACGCGGGTTTTGATTATAAGCGTTATGTGGCGAAGTAA
- a CDS encoding SRPBCC family protein, whose protein sequence is MWRSKLELNHHSIFISAPIDAVGAQIVLWGEASWWPKRCSMKFIPEDGGEIKVGKKFKQKVLFPSAPSWTVCVTRLILNREIERTFLDGIFSGKETVTTKNVAQGTQVDYVMDFKINGSFNQVLWRIIFRRLHDRNIKLILRSLKDFMEKKSLK, encoded by the coding sequence ATGTGGCGAAGTAAGTTGGAACTTAATCATCACTCTATTTTTATTTCGGCGCCGATCGATGCGGTTGGCGCACAAATTGTTCTTTGGGGCGAGGCGTCGTGGTGGCCCAAAAGATGTTCGATGAAATTTATTCCCGAAGACGGTGGGGAAATTAAAGTCGGAAAAAAATTTAAGCAAAAAGTTTTATTTCCCTCAGCGCCAAGCTGGACGGTTTGCGTGACCAGGCTTATTTTAAATCGGGAGATCGAACGCACATTTTTAGACGGGATCTTTAGCGGAAAAGAAACCGTGACGACAAAAAATGTTGCGCAAGGAACACAAGTTGATTATGTAATGGATTTCAAGATCAACGGAAGTTTCAATCAAGTTTTGTGGCGAATTATTTTTCGGCGGCTTCATGACCGTAATATTAAGCTGATCTTGAGAAGTTTAAAAGATTTTATGGAAAAAAAGAGTTTGAAATGA